The Eremothecium gossypii ATCC 10895 chromosome VII, complete sequence nucleotide sequence TCTAGTTCAGCCGGCGAATCACCACCATGATTCCCCGTGTGATCCATACCATGGTCTCCCATCACCACGAGTAATGTGTCCTCGTCTACTGCATCGATAATCTGACGGATAAAGCCATCAACTTGGGATTGTTTCTCAGCCATGCTGAAATGGCTCGGGCCATATTTATGCCCGACATGATCAATACCAAGCATGTGGCCCACAAGAACATCCCATTCTTTCTTTTCTGTGGGATTATTTAGCAGGTGGTCCTCGAAGAAAGAAATCACTCCATTATCTACTGTGTCCAAATCCCAGACATTTAATGATTCGTACGGCATACTGACGTTGGATAGATATGGATGGAAAAGCGCGTCCCAAGTATCGTCCCCCGCGAAGTAGATAGTTTTATTGTTAAGGCACATCTGCTTGATGATATTGTCCTCGTCTATAACGTCTCCATTGAAGTTAGATCCGGCATCAATAAAAGTGGGCAGAGAGCCAGTTGTTAGACCCTTCAGCCGCTGCAATGTTGTAGTTGGTGGATCTGCGAGAAACTTTAGTAGAATTGACTCGTCCCATCGCTCGTACAGCGCTCGCAGATGATTGTGGTAGTGAGAATTGTACCCCTCTGCAGCGACATCTACCGGAATCACAAAGTCAAATCGTAATGCATCGACCACGAGCAGTACCAGTCGATCGAACTTCGCTGGTGCTGTGCTCTCATCTCGGTTGGCCACGTCGTCAAGCACTTTTCTGGATAATAGAAATCCTCTGGTGAAGAACGCAATAGCAATAAACTGCAACGCTGCCAAGGCGGAGTAGAGAAAGATGTACAGGGTATGTGTTGTCCTAAACCGCTCAATGCGTAGTTTCGTTAGCCGTCGGTCATCCTCGTCGTTATTTAGTACTGACTGTTTCAGCAATTCTTCATCGACTGCACCCTCTATCTGCTCCTGCATGTTGAACCTGTTTATCTAGCGAGCCAGAAACCTTCGCCCAGGGTAAGCAGCTATTGATATCAAGAGTAGATGGTCTTGCGAAGTTTATTGATCAGGTCGGCCGTCCGAATGCGTGAGATGGTCAGTTTTGACAAAGGAAAAAGTGAAAACCCATCCGGGGCTTGTACGGAAAAGGTGCCAACAGTGCTGCAGAATGCCATATAGGTAGAGGGGCTAACCGTTTCAATGGGACTAATTTAAGGCTACTAATACCACAAAGAGTGCACACTATGAAACGTGATTTTAATACCAGCTACCTAGTCTATGGACAGGAGGTATAACTAATACAGAGCAGGTTGGCCCGGATAGCGGATAATGAACCGCTGCCTAGACGCTGAAGGCTCAAGGTAACACAGAGAATTAAACATGGATAAATGCGTTCACTTATTAGGATTAAAGGACCAACACGATCATATTAGAAAATATTTGTCATCTTTGCAATCTTCAGGCGTCCTGCGGAGTACTTCTTCAATATCCCACCTTGGTGGTTTGCCATCGGAACTGCCGCCAGCACGGCCGGAGCTAACCTTGAGGAACAGTTTGTCTCCAACCTCGTCGACGTGACGTAAAAGGTAGTCAATGTCCTCCTTTGTCAGTGCTGCAGACACGCAGAAACGGACACGGGACTCGATCAGTGGGGTGGCAGGATACGCCACGACAACAACAGCTATCTTACGCTGGAGCATCATGCGCGAGAACGCAGGCATCTTTGAAGGAGCGTAGAGCAACATAGGGATAACCGGGGAGTCCGCAATTCCATACACGATAAAGCCAAGCCGTTGAAGAGCCAATCTCAGGTACCGGGAGTTGAAGGCAATTCTCTGTAGACGCTCCAAGCCCTCACCGGGGTTGAGTTCGCCGATGATAATGCGCATAGAGCTGATGATCTGAGCAAGCACAGGTGCAGGGCTCGGTTCGCCATAGTTGGAGGTCGTGAGGTCCAGACGAAGACGGTCTATGATCCACTTTTGAGCAGCAACGTAGCCACCGGCAGCGCCAAAAGACTTTGTAAGCGTGCCCATCAAAATATCTACCTCTGTTGGGTCAACGCCAAAGTAGTCACAAACACCGCGGCCGTGGGGACCCATTGCTCCAATGGAGTGGGCTTCGTCAACGTACAGGTAGCACTTGTACTTCTTTTTGAGTTCGATCAGCTTGGGTAGGTTGCACATGGTACCTTCCATCGAATACAACCCCTCCACGCAGATTAGAATCTTTTTCCACGGGCGATGCGTCTTGGGCTGTCCCTGTATGATCTGCTCGCGAATGAGCTTTTCAAGCGCTTCCATATCATTGTGCTTGAAGGTCCGCACGGCTGCATCCGAGAGACGAACGCCGGTTCGGATAGACGTGTGGTTTAGCTCGTCGGAGATCACCAAGCATTTATTGTCCAAGAACGAGTTAAACAGGTTTGCGTTCGTGCCGTAACCCATCGAGAAAATCATCGCATCTTCCATGCCCAGGAAGTTCGCCACATAGCGTTCCGCCTCCACGTGCAGATCAGTCGTACCGCTTTGCATCCGACTGCCATGTGTGTTAATGCCGTACCGGTGCACAGAATCTACCGCGGCATCCGTGCACAGACCTTCCGACTGCGCAAATCCAAGGTAGTTGTACGATGACAGATTCAAGCACATCGACGTCGTGCCCGGGAATGTGAAGTACTCATTGAGCGAGTGCGCGATACGGTCAATACAGCGGATGAAGCGCCCCGGCACCCCGGTTGTCGGCCGCGAAAAGCAGTCGTCAATGCGCTGCTTCATCCGCCGCACGAAGAAGGACTCGAACTTCGAGAACCACGGCGCCAAGCCATCGCGCTCCATGATGTCTCGGTGCTTTTCCTTCTGGAACATCAACCCGAAGAAGTCGTGCACATGCCCCAGGATAATCAGAATCAAGTAGTTCAAGTACGTGATCACCGATATGTAGTACGGCGGCGCGTCCAGCACGggctcgcgcagcgccgcgcccttGCGGGACCTTGGCGCATACAGATAAGCCTCGGATGTCAGCTCCCCAAACTCATTCTCTTTCTTGTCCGCCATAGACACTGCCTCGGCCTCCACCAGAGGCACTCGTGTGTTGGACAAAGAGCTCATAATGCGCGATTTCCAACGGACTGTTCAAGCGCGTCGCCTCTAAATTCGGCGGGATATTGTAACCCTCAGATACCCCAGCAATCTGCGCAAGCGGTATGACACCAGAAGCACGCCGATCTCGTCTGCGTTTCGCGCAAGTGGAGCTGGCAGGCAGTCTGCTATGCTCAGAAAAGGATAGCCTCAGAATACgtatcacgtgataatTGCTATATGCGATTCTGATTGGTAAGCTCCAAGCACGTGACGCGAGTCACGTGAGTGCACGCGCCCAGTCGCGCGGTGCCGCCGTGCTTGCGGCCTGCAGCAGGGGCACGGCTGGGACGGGGCTCTATCGTTGGTGCTATGTAGGCTAATACGGCCGGActcggcggcagcggcagaGCGCAGACACAGGCGGCTCAGCACTCGTACTCCTCGTTGAACAGCTCGCGCACCATGTCGCACCACTTGGTCTTGGCAAAGTTCGGGTTCTTTTTCAGTTGCTGGTTCTCGCCGACAAGCTGGAAGCCCACGCGCTCGTAGAACGGCACCAGGGCCTCGCGCGCGATGATCACGATCTTGTCCGCCACCTTCTGGTTGGACATCTTCTGGATGTAGTCCGTCAGCATCAGCGTGGCCAGGTTTTTCTTCTGGTGTTCCGGCGCGATCACCACGGAGTGGATCGCAATCGTGTCCGACGCGTCGTCGTGCTGCGCGCCCATGGACGCCAAGGTGATGTAGCTCTCGCTGCGctcgccgcccgcgcccgcgaGCTTGGTGCCCAGCACGTGGCCGATCAGCTTCTCGCCGCGCACCTCCGTGCCCACCACATCCCGCACGAATAGACCGGAGCACAGCTCCGGGCATGCCGCAAGGCGGAACGCCACCACGTCTGCGCTCGCGCGCTCCTCCGGCGGGAAGCCCTGCGCCTCCAGCTCGGTCACCTGCTGCGCGTCCTCGGGCGACAGCGGTCTGATGTACATGTGCAGTGGAAGCATCGAGTTCATTTTGGTGCCTCTGTGTGCTGGTGTGCGCACCCTGCGTACTggccgcagcggcgcccGCGCTTTAAATCTGCCCGCTGGGGTTACCCGGCAGCCGTGATAAGAGTTCTAAATGCGTTTAATAAATAATGTATATGCTTAGTGCGACGGCGCGGCTGGCTGCGCCGGCTGGGCCGGCTGGGCGTGCACGCCGTCCTCCGTGACGACCAGCTCATCGACACGGCTGaacagctgctgcttctGTGCGTCGGTGAGCTCTgccgcgcggcggcgcttCAGCCAGTAGCCCGGAGAGAGgtggcgcaggcgcaggcCGCGACACAGCGGCAGGTGCCCGTGGCGCTCATCGTAGATCATGAGCAGCAACACGACGATGAGCACGAGCCAGTACAGGTTGTAGGCCAGAATGCTGGCCAGGTAGCCGGTGTTCTGCCAGCCCAGCAACGAGTTGAAGATGTCCCAGCCGTTGTCGATCTCCGGGTTGCAGCAGTTGACGTGGTACACGGCCTGCAGGATGTTGTAGGAGCCGTTGCCGCTGCCGCTCTCGGATGCGTCGCCGCCCGTGCCCAGGTTGTAGCGGTGGTTTTCAAAAAACCAGGCGCCGCGTGAGCACAGGCCGGCGGCTATCAGGTATAGAATACACGTGGACAGGATCAGGAAGACCTGCATGGAGGAGCGGGACGCGCCGTAGTACAGCAGGGCGCCCacggccgcgccggccaGCAAGCCTACGATCACGGGCAGCGGGTAGGAGGACGCGCTGGCGGTCGAGGACGACACGCCGGCGCCCGCGACAAAAACCACGGCCTCCAGGCcctcgcgcagcacggTCACAAAGGGCAGCAGGAACATTGCGTAGCGCTTGGCCAGAAAGCCCAGGCGCATGCggtcgcggcggcgcgcaggcagcgcgaccagcgcctgcgcgATCTTCACGCGCCACTTGGCCTGCAGCTTGTTGATGCGCAGCATGGCCACGCCCATCACGCTGATCATCACCGTGGCAACCATGCAGAAAATGCCCTCCCACAGGTCCTCGGTCTTGCCCATGATGTCTTTCTTGAGCGAGTAGAACGCGCCGATGAAGCCGCCGCCCACCGCCAGGCAGATGAGCATCCCCAGCGCCACGCCGATCCAGATCTGCCACTTCAGCTTGCGGTGCACCACCTTGTCCGCGTCGCCCACGGCCTGCTGCACGAACGACAGCAGCACCGACACGATTACCGCCGCCTCCAGACACTCCCGGAAGACGACGAAGAACACCGCCACGTTAAACACCTTGTTCGCCATGGCTACACGCCCTCTGCAGGAACCAGCCCCGCCCCGCCAAGCGCCCAGCTATAAATACGCCCGTCCTGAGATGCGTCTGCATGCAGAGCCCAATATAACTCGCCGCGCATTACACCCAGTTTCTCCGGCACGCGCGGTGTCTGCGCGGGTGGCTGGGTGTGCGCACGCGCGGTGTCTGGGCGCGCGGTGTCTGGGCGCACaccggccgcgcgcggcctgATAAGCCCGCCGCCGTGCCCGCCACCGCACCACCCGCCCGCCAACATGGAGGTGCTGCCACTGGAGATCATCGACAGAGCCATCAACCAGCCCATCTGGGTCCTGCTCACCTCGAACCGCGAGTTCACCGGCACCCTCGTCGGCTTCGACGACTTCGTCAACGTCGTCATCGAGGACGTCGTCGAGTACGATGCCCCCGACCGCGCCGTCAAGCGCCACCCTGGCCGCATGCTGCTGAGCGGCAACAACATCACCGTCCTGGTCCCTGGCGGCAAGCCGCCCGCCTAGTACATACGTAAGTAGCTTTAATCCATGCCAGGAACCGtgcggctgcgcgcgcccgcgcccaAATATCCGCCGCGTTTTTCCCCTCGTTCTCCCACACCACCACACATGGACCCCCCCACCGCGCTGCAGTAcaagctgcagctcctgctgcacATCAACACCCTGCTCATCGTGCGCAGCGCCATGATGCGCCCGGGGCACCCGCAGCTAGATGGCCTGCCGCCGGACCAGCTCGAGGACTTGCTGCGGCAGTACATCCGCCGCGTGCACAGTAATCTGCAGTGCATTTCCGCAATCAATCAGGGTAAcccccgcgcccgcccgcaAATCATGGATCCTCCCCCGTTGCCTCCGCCGCTCCAGCACCCCCAGCAGGACATCCTGCCGAAGCTCTACGTGCTGCTCGCAAAGCTGTTTGACGTGAGCTAGGCCAGTTGCTTTTTTGACCCCTCGGACAACCTGACGTACCCCACCCCTGGCACGGGCACGTGTTTTCCAGAAGCATCACGGGCGCCAGGGAGGGGGCGCATATAAGCGGCGGTAGATAGCGGTCCGCCCACAAAGCGGCAGAGTACATAGCATCAAGTAACAGGATGACCAAGGACACATGTACTGGCGCACGGCGCGTGATCAACTGCGTAGCGCAGCTGCCGTTCCGGACgcaggcgcgcggcgcggaCTGGCAGGTGGAGCCCACAGCGGGCAACTCGGCGCTGCACGCGTCGCTGACGCGGCTGGGCGACGGGTGGGAACAGCACGTGGTAGGCTGGACCGGCGAGGTAGGCAGCGCGGACGGAGAGGCGCCGCAGTACCTGACGGCGGAGGAGCGGGCGGCTGCCGCGGGTCGGCTGCAGGAGCGGGCGGGCGGGCTACGGCTGCACCCGGTGTGGCTGCTGCGCAAGGACCAGGCGCGGTGGCGGGCGTACGCGGAGAACGTGCTGTGGCCGGCGCTGCACTACATCCTGAACCCGCCGTCGGACGGGCAGCAGGAGAACACGTGGTGGTACGACTACGTTCGGTTCAATGAGGCGTACGCGATGAAGGTGGCGCAGGTGTACCGGCCCGGGGACGTGGTGTGGGTGCACGACTACCAGCTGAtgctgctgccgcagctgctgcggatGCGCTTCGGCGACGCGCTGATCGGGTACTTCCACCACTCGCCGTGGCCGAGCAACGAGTACTTCCGCTGCTTGCCGAAGCGCAAGGAACTGCTGGACGGGCTGCTGGGCGCGGACCGGGTGTGCTTCCAGAACGAGGGCTTTGCGCGGCACTTTGTGTCGAGCTGCATGCGGCTGCTGGGCGCGGAGGCGAGCGGGGAGACGGGTGCGGACGGCACGGTGTACCGGATCAGCGCCTACGGGGGTGACGTGTTGGTGGACTGCCTGCCGCTCGGCGTTGACACGGaacagctgctggaggaggcgTTCACGGAGGACGTGGACGCGAAGGTGCAGGAGATTCGCCGCGCCTACGAGGGCAAGCACATCATTCTGGGGCGCGACCGCCTGGATGCCGTGCGCGGCGTGGTGCAGAAGCTGCAGGCGTTCGAGATGTTCCTGACGATGTACCCTGAGTGGAAGGACAAGGTTGTGCTGATCCAGGTGAGCAGCCCCACCGGCATGGAACGCGACCACCGCGTCGAGGTCCAGGCGAACGAGCTGGTCAATTCGATCAACGCGCAATTCGGCGATCTGAACTTCAATCCGGTGCAGCACTACCACATGCGCATTCCAAAGAACGTTTACTATtcgctgctgcgcgcggcggacCTGTGCGTGGTCACGTCTGTCCGGGATGGGATGAGCACTACGGCGCTGGAGTACGTGACGGTAAAGTCGCGCTCGTCCAGCCTCGGCTGCTACGCAAGCCCGCTTGTGCTAAGCGAGTTTTCCGGCAGTAGCACCGTCCTGCAGGACGCTATGATCGTGAACCCCTGGGACTCGGTGGCCGTTGCGAAGGCAATAAAGAAGGCCCTCTCTCTCTCCGAGGAGCAGAAGGGTAAGCTAGAGCGTGCACTGTGGCAGCACGTGCCCACCGTACAGGACTGGACCTCCAAGTTCCTGGAGGGCATGCTGACACTGCAGGACCAGAAGGACGCCTCGGAGCACAAGCCCTCCACCAAGGTTACGCCCGCTTTGAACAGGCCTCTGTTGTTGCAGAACTACGAAAAGGCCCAGAGGCGTTTGTTTTTGTTTGACTACGACGGCACACTAACCCCAATTGTCCAGGATCCTGCCGCTGCCATCCCTAGCGCTCGCCTGTTGAGCATTCTACGGAAGTTGGCCCTCGACCCGAAGAATCAGATTTGGATCATCTCCGGCCGCGACCAGAAATTTCTCTCCCGCTGGTTAGGCGACCGTCTGCCACAACTCGGCCTGAGTGCGGAACATGGTTGTTTCATGAAGGACGTTTCCAACAGCGAATGGATCAACCTAGCCTCCAAATTTAACATGTCATGGCAGATCAAAGTTGCTGAGATCATGGAAAAGTACACCAAAAAGACTCCTGGGTCCTTTATAGAGCGCAAGAAGGTTGCGCTGACCTGGCATTATAGGCGTGCGGACCCGGAGCTTGCGGAATACAGCGCGGCACAATTAAAGGAAGAGCTGGAGGCTATAGCCAGCGGCCTTGAGTTGGAAGTTATGGAGGGAAAAGC carries:
- the LCB2 gene encoding serine C-palmitoyltransferase LCB2 (Syntenic homolog of Saccharomyces cerevisiae YDR062W (LCB2)) encodes the protein MSSLSNTRVPLVEAEAVSMADKKENEFGELTSEAYLYAPRSRKGAALREPVLDAPPYYISVITYLNYLILIILGHVHDFFGLMFQKEKHRDIMERDGLAPWFSKFESFFVRRMKQRIDDCFSRPTTGVPGRFIRCIDRIAHSLNEYFTFPGTTSMCLNLSSYNYLGFAQSEGLCTDAAVDSVHRYGINTHGSRMQSGTTDLHVEAERYVANFLGMEDAMIFSMGYGTNANLFNSFLDNKCLVISDELNHTSIRTGVRLSDAAVRTFKHNDMEALEKLIREQIIQGQPKTHRPWKKILICVEGLYSMEGTMCNLPKLIELKKKYKCYLYVDEAHSIGAMGPHGRGVCDYFGVDPTEVDILMGTLTKSFGAAGGYVAAQKWIIDRLRLDLTTSNYGEPSPAPVLAQIISSMRIIIGELNPGEGLERLQRIAFNSRYLRLALQRLGFIVYGIADSPVIPMLLYAPSKMPAFSRMMLQRKIAVVVVAYPATPLIESRVRFCVSAALTKEDIDYLLRHVDEVGDKLFLKVSSGRAGGSSDGKPPRWDIEEVLRRTPEDCKDDKYFLI
- the PAA1 gene encoding polyamine acetyltransferase (Syntenic homolog of Saccharomyces cerevisiae YDR071C (PAA1)) is translated as MNSMLPLHMYIRPLSPEDAQQVTELEAQGFPPEERASADVVAFRLAACPELCSGLFVRDVVGTEVRGEKLIGHVLGTKLAGAGGERSESYITLASMGAQHDDASDTIAIHSVVIAPEHQKKNLATLMLTDYIQKMSNQKVADKIVIIAREALVPFYERVGFQLVGENQQLKKNPNFAKTKWCDMVRELFNEEYEC
- the FTR1 gene encoding high-affinity iron permease FTR1 (Syntenic homolog of Saccharomyces cerevisiae YER145C (FTR1)); translated protein: MANKVFNVAVFFVVFRECLEAAVIVSVLLSFVQQAVGDADKVVHRKLKWQIWIGVALGMLICLAVGGGFIGAFYSLKKDIMGKTEDLWEGIFCMVATVMISVMGVAMLRINKLQAKWRVKIAQALVALPARRRDRMRLGFLAKRYAMFLLPFVTVLREGLEAVVFVAGAGVSSSTASASSYPLPVIVGLLAGAAVGALLYYGASRSSMQVFLILSTCILYLIAAGLCSRGAWFFENHRYNLGTGGDASESGSGNGSYNILQAVYHVNCCNPEIDNGWDIFNSLLGWQNTGYLASILAYNLYWLVLIVVLLLMIYDERHGHLPLCRGLRLRHLSPGYWLKRRRAAELTDAQKQQLFSRVDELVVTEDGVHAQPAQPAQPAAPSH
- the LSM5 gene encoding RNA-binding protein LSM5 (Syntenic homolog of Saccharomyces cerevisiae YER146W (LSM5)); amino-acid sequence: MEVLPLEIIDRAINQPIWVLLTSNREFTGTLVGFDDFVNVVIEDVVEYDAPDRAVKRHPGRMLLSGNNITVLVPGGKPPA
- the SNF11 gene encoding Snf11p (Syntenic homolog of Saccharomyces cerevisiae YDR073W (SNF11)), translated to MPGTVRLRAPAPKYPPRFSPRSPTPPHMDPPTALQYKLQLLLHINTLLIVRSAMMRPGHPQLDGLPPDQLEDLLRQYIRRVHSNLQCISAINQGNPRARPQIMDPPPLPPPLQHPQQDILPKLYVLLAKLFDVS
- the TPS2 gene encoding trehalose-phosphatase TPS2 (Syntenic homolog of Saccharomyces cerevisiae YDR074W (TPS2)), giving the protein MTKDTCTGARRVINCVAQLPFRTQARGADWQVEPTAGNSALHASLTRLGDGWEQHVVGWTGEVGSADGEAPQYLTAEERAAAAGRLQERAGGLRLHPVWLLRKDQARWRAYAENVLWPALHYILNPPSDGQQENTWWYDYVRFNEAYAMKVAQVYRPGDVVWVHDYQLMLLPQLLRMRFGDALIGYFHHSPWPSNEYFRCLPKRKELLDGLLGADRVCFQNEGFARHFVSSCMRLLGAEASGETGADGTVYRISAYGGDVLVDCLPLGVDTEQLLEEAFTEDVDAKVQEIRRAYEGKHIILGRDRLDAVRGVVQKLQAFEMFLTMYPEWKDKVVLIQVSSPTGMERDHRVEVQANELVNSINAQFGDLNFNPVQHYHMRIPKNVYYSLLRAADLCVVTSVRDGMSTTALEYVTVKSRSSSLGCYASPLVLSEFSGSSTVLQDAMIVNPWDSVAVAKAIKKALSLSEEQKGKLERALWQHVPTVQDWTSKFLEGMLTLQDQKDASEHKPSTKVTPALNRPLLLQNYEKAQRRLFLFDYDGTLTPIVQDPAAAIPSARLLSILRKLALDPKNQIWIISGRDQKFLSRWLGDRLPQLGLSAEHGCFMKDVSNSEWINLASKFNMSWQIKVAEIMEKYTKKTPGSFIERKKVALTWHYRRADPELAEYSAAQLKEELEAIASGLELEVMEGKANLEVRPKFVNKGEIVKRLVWHPHGSNQTTEDEFKIDENVSKDKLPDFLLCLGDDFTDEDMFRQLIDIEDKWAEKFPNDRNEWGHYGIYPCTVGPASKKTVAKNHLTEPQQVLDTLGLLVGDVSLFQSAGTVDLDDRGHLKNSESSMKSERAGVAYAMKRSSSYKTDRN